The sequence TGGAGACCGGCGGTTTCGATCTCGCCGGGGTCAATGACATCGGTGGCGAGAGCGAAGGGCAGGGCCCGGATTTCGCCCGCGCCCTCGGCGACCGTGATCCCGGCCGCGCGGCCGTGCTCCTGGCCCACCAGCCGGTGGTCATCGACGAGGCCGTCGAATACGGCGTCGACCTGCAGCTCTCCGGGCACACCCACGGCGGCCAGCTCTGGCCGGGCAACTACATCGCGGAGCTGTCGAATCCCACGGTCGCCGGACTCGAACGCTACGGCGACACCCAGCTCTACGTCACACGCGGCGCCGGTGCCTGGGGTCCGCCCGTGCGCGTCGGAGCACCCTCCGACATCACCGTCGTCGAGCTCGCGTCCCGGCAGGCCTAAGCACCTCCGCGGACGTTCCGAATGGCTGATCGGGTGACCGGTGGTGAACCCTCTGTATTCGAGGTAACAGGCAGAAGGTTTCGACTGACCAACAATTGACTGTGAGCCTCTGATCTCCCCTTCCAGATGTGAAAATCGTGTGATTGGCTGAGCGTGAACGTGCGGTGATCTGCGTATCTGAGCGCGACACCGAGGTGGGGCAGTTAAGGGAGAGCACGTCAATGCGGTCGATCCGGCTACGGATTCTCGCGATTTTCGCGGTATTGGTCATCGCAGGCGTGGTCGCCTGGCAACTGCTTCCCTCGGAGGAGGGCGACTCCGACCCGGTCGTCGTCGGTACGACCGACGCGGTGACCTCGCTCGACCCGGCGGGCGCCTACGACGCCGGTTCCTGGGCGATGTACAGCAACGTCTACCAGTCGCTGATGACGTTCAAGTCCGGGGCGATCGTGCCCGAGCCGGACGCCGCCGAGAGCTGTGGCTTCATCGGCGGGAAGCTCCAGACGTACCAGTGCAAGCTCCGTGACGACCTGACGTTCTCGGACGGCAAGGACGTCACCGCCGAGGACGTCAAGTACTCGTTCGACCGGATGCTGGAGATCAAGACGGACGTCGGTCCCTCGGTCCTCTTCCCCAGCCTGAAGAACGTGGTCGTCGAGGGGCGGGTCATCACCTTCAACCTCTCCTCGCGCGACGCGACCTTCCCGCAGAAGATCGCCACGGGCGCCGGCGCGATCGTCGAGAAGGACGCCTACGCGGAGCACAAGCTGCGCAACGACAACAAGGTGACGGGCTCCGGCCCGTACGTACTGAAGTCGTACGAGCCCGGCGTCAAGGCCGAACTCGTGCCGAACTCGCGGTACAAGGGAGCGCTCAAGGAGACCGGCGGCCCGGTCACCGTGCGCTACTACAAGGAGTCGGAAGACCTTCTCGCGGCCTGGAACTCCGGCCAGGTCGACGTCACACACCGTCAGCTCCCGCCGGCCACCCTCGCGAACCTGAACCCGGGCGACACCGACAAGCGCGTCACCGAGGCCGACAGCGCCGAGATCCGCAACCTGGTCTTCAACGTCCGCAAGGACTCCCCGCTCGCCGACCGCCGGGTCCGCCAGGCCATCGCGGCGGTCATCGACCGCGGTCCGCTGGTGAGCGACATCTACAAGGGCACCGTCGAACCGCTCT is a genomic window of Streptomyces sp. NBC_00708 containing:
- a CDS encoding ABC transporter substrate-binding protein; the protein is MRSIRLRILAIFAVLVIAGVVAWQLLPSEEGDSDPVVVGTTDAVTSLDPAGAYDAGSWAMYSNVYQSLMTFKSGAIVPEPDAAESCGFIGGKLQTYQCKLRDDLTFSDGKDVTAEDVKYSFDRMLEIKTDVGPSVLFPSLKNVVVEGRVITFNLSSRDATFPQKIATGAGAIVEKDAYAEHKLRNDNKVTGSGPYVLKSYEPGVKAELVPNSRYKGALKETGGPVTVRYYKESEDLLAAWNSGQVDVTHRQLPPATLANLNPGDTDKRVTEADSAEIRNLVFNVRKDSPLADRRVRQAIAAVIDRGPLVSDIYKGTVEPLYSLIPQGTIGHSTPFFDAYPSPDAKRAKSLMAEAGAQTPLPVTFAYREGDQYTEETKEIQRQLNATGLFKVKIKAVEWTRFQKGYAKGEYDMYTVGWLPDYPDPDTFSQPLVGRDSSLHNGYISKKMDQLISSTLQYSDRSRASADFKALQKLVGEDVPLVPLWQKKDYVVAKADISGSQYLSDGTGVWRLWELGRI